A genomic window from Chitinophaga pollutisoli includes:
- a CDS encoding polyprenyl synthetase family protein, with translation MHSFKELSAQFEQQFSQRQFPDHPANLYDPAQYILGIGGKRIRPVLCLLGNELFADLEPDAFHAANAVELFHNFTLIHDDIMDKAPLRRGMPTVHTKYSDSAAILAGDVMLIHSYEHLNKVTGKYRTKIISVFNRAAREVCEGQQLDMDMEQTSPENVQYGDYVNMIALKTSVLLAASLQMGGICGGGSEGNQQHLYEFGKNVGIAFQIQDDYLDAFGDPDKFGKQQGGDILVNKKTFLLLKALELCNPAQRQKLNEMLAGNPDDKVATVLQIFRDCRVDDWAEKEKERFSQIAYEHLDAIAVISGRKQPLRELADFLLVRQH, from the coding sequence ATGCACTCATTCAAAGAATTATCAGCGCAATTCGAACAACAGTTCAGTCAACGACAATTTCCCGACCATCCGGCCAACCTGTACGATCCCGCACAGTATATCCTGGGGATAGGCGGGAAACGCATCCGGCCGGTACTCTGCCTATTGGGCAATGAGCTCTTCGCAGACCTGGAGCCCGATGCGTTCCACGCCGCCAACGCGGTGGAGCTTTTCCACAACTTCACGCTCATTCATGACGATATTATGGACAAGGCGCCCCTGCGCAGGGGGATGCCGACCGTCCATACGAAATACTCCGATTCGGCCGCCATCCTCGCCGGCGACGTGATGCTGATCCACAGCTACGAGCACCTGAATAAGGTAACCGGCAAATACCGCACGAAGATCATTTCCGTTTTCAATCGCGCCGCCCGCGAAGTATGCGAAGGGCAGCAGCTGGATATGGATATGGAACAGACGTCGCCGGAAAACGTGCAGTACGGCGACTACGTGAACATGATCGCCCTGAAAACCTCCGTGCTGCTGGCCGCCAGCCTGCAGATGGGCGGCATTTGCGGAGGCGGGAGCGAAGGCAACCAGCAACACCTCTACGAATTCGGTAAAAACGTTGGGATCGCATTCCAGATCCAGGACGATTACCTCGACGCTTTCGGCGATCCGGATAAATTCGGCAAGCAACAAGGCGGCGACATCCTCGTTAACAAAAAGACGTTCCTTCTCCTCAAAGCCCTGGAACTGTGCAACCCCGCACAACGCCAGAAGCTGAACGAAATGCTGGCCGGCAACCCCGACGACAAGGTGGCCACCGTGCTGCAGATCTTCCGCGATTGCCGGGTCGATGACTGGGCGGAGAAGGAAAAGGAGCGTTTCTCGCAGATCGCATACGAACATCTCGACGCCATTGCCGTAATCTCGGGCCGTAAGCAGCCTTTGCGCGAACTCGCGGATTTTCTCCTCGTGCGGCAACATTGA
- a CDS encoding Rieske (2Fe-2S) protein yields the protein MERRDFLSGMGATLAVICAGGLAACGGKGDDPAPSNPPGGGGGGGARLTVNLANELTTIGSYKIASGVVLIRLAAGNVPGSFAALTSTCTHEGCTLSGVTAGKIVCGSSCGHGSRFNTDGSVSNGPATAALTKFSVAVNGTTLTVT from the coding sequence ATGGAAAGAAGAGATTTTTTATCCGGCATGGGCGCTACACTGGCGGTTATTTGCGCGGGCGGATTGGCCGCCTGCGGCGGGAAGGGCGACGATCCCGCGCCTTCGAACCCTCCCGGTGGCGGTGGCGGAGGAGGCGCCAGGCTCACCGTTAACCTGGCCAACGAGCTGACGACCATCGGGAGTTACAAGATTGCGAGCGGCGTAGTATTGATCCGGCTGGCGGCGGGCAACGTGCCGGGGTCTTTCGCGGCGCTGACCAGCACCTGCACGCACGAAGGCTGCACCCTTTCCGGCGTAACGGCCGGGAAGATCGTTTGCGGCAGCTCCTGCGGCCATGGCAGCCGGTTCAATACCGATGGTTCAGTATCCAACGGGCCTGCTACTGCGGCTTTGACCAAATTTTCGGTGGCTGTTAACGGTACCACTTTAACCGTTACCTGA
- the fbaA gene encoding class II fructose-bisphosphate aldolase, whose amino-acid sequence MGKYKAGVLFGEELEALYKDAKDSGYAMPAVNVVGTDTVNAVLETAAKVNSPVIIQFSNGGAQFYAGKGMPNDKLQANISGGISGAKHVHEVAKYYGVPVVLHTDHAAKKWLPWIDGLLDAGEKFMKENGQPLYSSHMLDLSEEPLHENIEISKKYFQRMNKLGMSIEIELGVTGGEEDGVDNSGVENSLLYTQPEDVAYSYEQLMEVGSRFTVAAAFGNVHGVYSPGNVELRPEILKNSQDFIEKKFGTAPKPVYYVFHGGSGSPKHQIAEALGYGVIKMNLDTDMQWAFWEGVLHYYKDKEGYLQAQLGNPEGEGKPNKKYYDPRVWLRKGEESFVKRLEEAFHDLNCINRNA is encoded by the coding sequence ATGGGAAAGTACAAAGCCGGCGTATTATTCGGCGAAGAGCTGGAAGCGCTCTACAAGGATGCCAAGGATAGCGGATATGCCATGCCCGCGGTTAACGTGGTAGGCACCGATACCGTGAACGCCGTTCTCGAAACAGCCGCAAAGGTGAATTCTCCGGTAATCATCCAGTTTTCTAACGGTGGCGCGCAGTTTTATGCGGGGAAAGGGATGCCGAACGACAAGCTGCAGGCGAATATCTCCGGTGGTATTTCCGGCGCCAAGCACGTACATGAAGTAGCCAAATACTATGGTGTCCCCGTAGTGCTCCATACCGACCACGCCGCTAAAAAATGGCTGCCCTGGATCGACGGCTTGCTGGACGCGGGCGAAAAGTTCATGAAAGAGAACGGCCAGCCTCTGTACAGCTCCCACATGCTCGACCTCTCCGAAGAGCCCTTGCACGAAAACATCGAAATCTCTAAAAAATACTTCCAGCGGATGAATAAACTGGGCATGTCCATCGAAATCGAACTGGGCGTGACCGGCGGCGAGGAAGACGGTGTGGACAATTCCGGCGTGGAAAACTCCCTCCTCTACACCCAGCCGGAAGACGTGGCCTACAGCTACGAGCAACTGATGGAAGTGGGTTCCCGCTTCACCGTGGCGGCCGCATTCGGCAACGTGCACGGCGTTTATAGCCCCGGCAACGTGGAACTGCGCCCCGAGATCCTGAAAAACAGCCAGGACTTCATCGAAAAGAAATTCGGCACCGCACCCAAACCCGTTTATTACGTGTTCCACGGCGGTTCCGGCTCACCCAAGCACCAGATCGCGGAAGCGCTCGGTTACGGTGTTATCAAAATGAACCTCGATACCGACATGCAGTGGGCTTTCTGGGAAGGCGTGCTGCATTATTATAAAGATAAAGAAGGCTACCTCCAGGCCCAGCTCGGCAACCCCGAAGGCGAAGGAAAGCCCAATAAAAAGTACTACGACCCCCGCGTTTGGCTCCGCAAAGGCGAGGAATCCTTCGTGAAACGCCTCGAAGAGGCCTTCCACGACCTCAATTGCATCAACCGTAACGCATAA
- the lpxK gene encoding tetraacyldisaccharide 4'-kinase, giving the protein MWQYLSFLLYPFALLYGLVLWVRNRLYDAGMLTSVEFSVPTIAVGNLSVGGTGKTPHVEYLIRLLKDRYRVATLSRGYNRKTKGYQLAGPKTTAADIGDEPMQFHRKFPEVTVCVGEERMLAVPQLMGDRPETEVILLDDAFQHRSIKPGLNLMVTDYSRLFTRDHVVPAGRLREGRKGYHRADGIIVSKCPAGLTAAEKENIRREINPLPHQQLFFTTLQYGVPAEMLTGEPVLIPENARVLVACGIARPEPLVQHLRQRHENVSLLSFPDHYYYNRNDLEKIRLELDNLDGEGPAYIITTEKDAVRLNLLRDIIANTQLPFAVIPVEVAFLFGESAGFDRFVMEYTENALLAAGETPPGWQTPQP; this is encoded by the coding sequence GTGTGGCAATATCTTAGCTTTTTACTCTATCCCTTCGCATTGTTGTACGGCCTGGTGCTCTGGGTCCGCAACCGCCTGTACGACGCCGGCATGCTCACTTCCGTGGAATTCAGCGTGCCGACCATCGCTGTGGGCAACCTTTCAGTGGGCGGCACGGGCAAAACGCCGCATGTCGAATACCTCATCCGGCTGCTGAAAGACCGCTACCGCGTGGCCACCCTCAGCCGGGGCTATAACCGCAAAACAAAAGGCTACCAGCTGGCGGGGCCCAAAACCACCGCTGCGGATATCGGCGACGAGCCCATGCAGTTCCACCGGAAATTCCCGGAAGTGACCGTTTGCGTAGGGGAAGAGCGCATGCTGGCGGTGCCCCAGCTCATGGGAGACCGCCCGGAAACGGAAGTGATCCTGCTCGACGACGCCTTCCAGCACCGGTCCATCAAACCCGGCCTGAACCTCATGGTAACAGATTACAGCCGCCTTTTCACCCGCGACCACGTGGTGCCAGCAGGGCGCCTGCGCGAGGGAAGGAAGGGGTATCACCGGGCGGATGGGATTATTGTGTCGAAATGTCCGGCCGGGCTGACGGCCGCTGAAAAAGAAAATATCCGCAGGGAAATCAACCCGTTACCGCATCAGCAATTGTTCTTTACTACGCTGCAGTACGGTGTTCCGGCCGAAATGCTCACCGGCGAGCCCGTCCTGATTCCGGAGAACGCCAGGGTCCTGGTAGCCTGCGGGATCGCCCGGCCGGAGCCGCTGGTACAACATTTGCGGCAAAGACATGAGAATGTTAGTCTCCTGTCTTTCCCCGACCACTATTATTACAACCGGAACGACCTGGAAAAGATCCGGCTGGAACTGGATAACCTGGACGGAGAAGGGCCGGCTTACATCATCACAACGGAAAAAGACGCGGTAAGGCTCAACCTGCTGCGCGACATCATCGCGAACACGCAGCTGCCTTTTGCCGTTATACCGGTAGAAGTGGCTTTTCTCTTCGGGGAATCCGCCGGATTCGACCGTTTTGTGATGGAATACACGGAAAATGCATTGTTGGCGGCCGGAGAAACGCCACCCGGATGGCAAACGCCGCAACCCTAA
- a CDS encoding helical backbone metal receptor, which yields MKYTDQIGHTITLEGVPKRIVSVVPSQTELLYDLGADVAGITKFCVHPPQWFREKTRVGGTKQLHIGKIAELQPDLIIANKEENEKSQIEALAQRFPVWTSDIQTLEQSQEMIYALGEILDTRRAAGEIAGRIAGGFASLRPLHPAVPSAYFIWRDPWMVAGGDTFINNMLQRCGLRNVFADLPRYPSITLPQLAASGVKLILLSSEPYPFKTKHIAEIREYVPDAEIVLADGEMFSWYGSRLVYAPAYFNELLDIYR from the coding sequence ATGAAATATACTGATCAGATCGGGCATACAATTACGCTGGAAGGAGTTCCGAAGCGCATCGTATCGGTTGTTCCTTCGCAAACGGAGCTGTTGTATGACCTTGGGGCCGATGTAGCGGGCATCACGAAATTCTGCGTGCATCCGCCGCAATGGTTCCGGGAGAAAACCCGCGTGGGCGGCACCAAGCAGCTGCACATCGGCAAAATCGCGGAATTGCAACCCGATCTCATTATCGCCAATAAGGAAGAAAACGAAAAAAGCCAGATCGAGGCCCTGGCGCAGCGGTTCCCGGTATGGACCAGCGACATTCAGACGCTGGAGCAATCGCAGGAGATGATCTACGCGCTCGGCGAAATCCTCGATACCCGGCGAGCGGCCGGCGAAATCGCGGGGCGTATTGCCGGAGGATTTGCATCCCTCCGCCCCCTCCACCCCGCCGTTCCCTCGGCTTATTTTATCTGGCGCGATCCCTGGATGGTGGCGGGTGGCGATACGTTCATCAATAACATGCTGCAGCGCTGCGGCCTGCGCAATGTGTTCGCCGATCTCCCACGATATCCCTCCATTACCTTGCCACAGCTGGCCGCCAGCGGGGTTAAACTCATCCTGCTCAGCAGCGAGCCCTATCCTTTCAAAACGAAACACATCGCCGAAATCCGGGAATACGTGCCGGATGCGGAAATCGTGCTGGCCGACGGAGAGATGTTTTCCTGGTACGGCAGCAGGCTCGTTTACGCACCGGCTTATTTTAATGAGCTGTTGGATATCTACCGCTAA
- the bioD gene encoding dethiobiotin synthase has product MNNIFITGIGTGVGKTLASACVAEALGAQYWKPVQAGLEDGTDTETVRSLTSPQVTVHDELYRLRLPASPHLAAREEGIIVQEDLILHHARRLQQPGRPLIIEGAGGLMVPLNGNYFFLDLIRALDAQVIVVARNYLGSINHSLLTAMALRSAGINVTGWIFSGDHHTNEDDVVAWSQYPLITRIPQAERTDRSFVDLQAGLMRPRLQELLHP; this is encoded by the coding sequence ATGAACAATATCTTCATCACCGGAATCGGTACGGGCGTCGGTAAAACCCTTGCATCCGCCTGCGTGGCGGAAGCGCTGGGCGCGCAGTACTGGAAACCGGTGCAGGCGGGGCTGGAGGATGGAACCGACACGGAAACCGTCCGTTCGCTTACATCTCCGCAGGTAACCGTTCACGACGAATTATACCGGTTGCGGTTGCCCGCTTCGCCTCACCTGGCGGCGCGGGAAGAAGGGATCATCGTGCAGGAAGACCTCATTCTCCATCATGCACGGCGGTTGCAGCAGCCGGGCAGACCTTTGATCATCGAAGGCGCCGGCGGACTGATGGTGCCCCTGAACGGCAATTATTTTTTCCTCGACCTGATCCGCGCGCTCGATGCGCAGGTGATCGTGGTGGCGCGGAATTATCTCGGCAGCATCAATCATAGCCTGCTCACGGCCATGGCGCTACGCAGCGCGGGCATCAACGTAACCGGATGGATTTTCAGTGGCGATCATCATACCAACGAAGACGATGTGGTGGCCTGGAGCCAATATCCCCTCATCACCCGCATCCCGCAGGCGGAACGGACGGATCGCAGTTTCGTGGACCTGCAGGCCGGGTTGATGCGCCCCCGGTTGCAAGAACTTCTCCACCCATGA
- a CDS encoding pyridoxal-phosphate dependent enzyme gives MKYCENILETIGHTPLVKLHRVTAELPCPVFAKVEFFNPGNSIKDRMAVRMVEEAEQKGLLKPGGTIIEGTSGNTGMGLALAAVIKGYKCIFTTTDKQSKEKVDILKAVGAEVIVCPTNVLPEDPRSYYSVSARLAREIPNSFYVNQYDNLANRDAHYEQTGPEIWEQTAGKITHLVVATGTGGTITGTGKYLKEQNPDVQIWAVDSYGSLLKKYFDTGEIDMSEVYPYITEGIGEDFVPKNYDMSVIDHFEKVTDKDGAVMARRISKEEGIFVGYSAGSAVAGLLQLKTRLKADDVVVVVFHDHGSRYVGKVYNDQWMMERGFLDVKTVRDVVNGRRNLPLVTISPDDKVSDAIGKMKKFDIEHLPVLQQDELIGAISEGGLFSKLIDQPELKEQPVRNIMQKAFPVVAMDTPIEKLTVYINKENGAVLTQDDSGYYHIVTKYDIIQALGN, from the coding sequence ATGAAGTATTGTGAAAATATCCTCGAAACGATCGGCCATACCCCATTGGTCAAATTACACCGCGTAACCGCCGAGCTCCCCTGCCCCGTATTCGCCAAAGTTGAGTTCTTCAATCCCGGCAACTCCATCAAAGACCGGATGGCCGTGCGGATGGTCGAAGAAGCCGAGCAGAAAGGGCTCCTAAAGCCCGGCGGCACCATTATCGAAGGCACCTCGGGCAACACAGGCATGGGCCTCGCGCTCGCGGCGGTTATCAAAGGTTATAAATGCATTTTCACAACTACTGACAAGCAATCCAAAGAGAAAGTCGACATACTCAAAGCTGTTGGTGCGGAGGTGATCGTCTGCCCAACCAACGTGCTGCCGGAAGATCCACGGTCATACTACAGCGTGTCCGCCCGACTGGCGCGCGAGATCCCGAATAGTTTTTACGTCAATCAATACGACAACCTCGCCAACCGCGACGCGCATTATGAGCAAACGGGCCCGGAAATCTGGGAGCAGACGGCAGGGAAAATCACCCACCTCGTTGTGGCCACCGGCACCGGCGGAACAATCACCGGAACGGGGAAATACCTCAAGGAACAGAATCCGGATGTGCAAATCTGGGCGGTCGACAGCTACGGCTCGCTGCTGAAGAAATATTTCGATACCGGCGAAATCGATATGAGCGAGGTGTATCCTTATATCACCGAAGGCATCGGGGAAGATTTCGTACCGAAGAATTACGATATGAGCGTGATCGACCACTTCGAAAAAGTGACGGATAAAGACGGCGCCGTGATGGCCAGAAGGATTTCGAAAGAAGAAGGGATTTTCGTGGGGTATTCCGCAGGCTCCGCCGTGGCAGGGCTTCTACAGCTGAAAACGCGGTTGAAGGCCGATGATGTGGTGGTGGTTGTTTTCCATGATCACGGCTCGCGGTATGTGGGGAAAGTGTACAACGATCAATGGATGATGGAACGCGGGTTCCTGGATGTAAAAACTGTGCGCGACGTGGTGAATGGCCGCCGCAACCTGCCGCTGGTCACCATTTCGCCGGATGACAAGGTGAGCGACGCCATCGGTAAAATGAAGAAATTCGACATTGAACATTTACCGGTTTTGCAGCAGGACGAACTGATCGGCGCCATTTCGGAAGGCGGATTATTCAGCAAACTGATCGACCAGCCAGAGCTGAAAGAGCAGCCGGTGCGCAATATCATGCAGAAAGCCTTCCCCGTGGTGGCGATGGACACGCCCATCGAAAAGCTTACGGTCTACATCAATAAAGAAAACGGCGCTGTGCTCACGCAGGACGATTCCGGTTATTACCACATCGTTACCAAATACGACATTATCCAGGCGCTGGGGAATTAA
- the rnr gene encoding ribonuclease R, with product MTKKKEKKQKNSSQKKTYKGIVDVTRSGMAFVVVEGLDSDIMVKQKNLNSALDGDEVLVDVIRQGKSMGRMEGHVTDVLTRKKTEFTGTIQLSKTFAFLVPEKGAWLPDIYIPENSLKGAKDGDRAVVKIVAWGEKTRKPVGEIVEILDATNANDLAMKEILVESGFPLQWPKDVLDELAAMPGAGNLNAKDREGRKDFSKILTFTIDPVDARDFDDAISIRRLKNGMLEIGVHIADVSHYVQPNTALDKEAEHRATSVYLPDRVLPMLPEKISNELCSLRPHEDHLCFSCVFQMDDKAKVKQYWMGRTIIHSRHRFTYEEVQEIIQTGEGPYFEEVLLLNKLSQTLRAARFKAGAINFSSQEVRFQLDENAKPVGVKVNQSDESHQLIEELMLLANRTVAEYVSKQKVNTHPIPFPYRVHDTPDEEKMHVFAVFAGKFGYKFDATSPETIATSFNKMLTLVQGKPEQHVLETLGIRTMAKAIYTSDNIGHYGLGFPHYCHFTSPIRRYPDVMVHRILAQVLEGEAKIDKLLEKRCKHSSDMERKAMEAERAANKYKQVEYMQDFIGQTFEGIVSGVAHFGFWVETVFAKCEGLVSVHGLREDYKHSETDYALVGLRTGRRIRIGDKVTIRVVGASLPKRQLDYELVEEGSDLPPLKKGGRSERVERRDGSKKTGKAPQTKSRKKKK from the coding sequence ATGACCAAAAAGAAAGAAAAGAAACAGAAGAACAGCAGCCAGAAGAAGACCTACAAAGGTATTGTGGACGTAACCCGGTCAGGGATGGCGTTCGTGGTAGTGGAAGGCCTGGACAGCGACATCATGGTGAAGCAGAAAAACCTCAATTCAGCCCTGGACGGCGACGAAGTGCTGGTCGACGTCATCCGCCAGGGTAAAAGCATGGGCAGGATGGAGGGGCACGTGACAGACGTGCTCACCCGGAAGAAGACCGAATTCACGGGCACCATCCAGCTGAGCAAAACATTCGCATTTCTCGTGCCCGAAAAAGGCGCCTGGCTCCCCGATATCTATATTCCCGAAAACTCGCTCAAAGGCGCCAAGGACGGCGACCGCGCGGTCGTGAAAATCGTGGCCTGGGGCGAAAAGACCCGCAAGCCGGTTGGCGAGATCGTCGAAATCCTCGACGCCACCAACGCCAACGACCTCGCCATGAAAGAAATACTCGTGGAAAGCGGCTTCCCGCTGCAATGGCCCAAAGACGTGCTCGACGAGCTCGCCGCAATGCCGGGAGCGGGCAATCTCAACGCCAAAGACCGCGAGGGAAGGAAGGATTTCAGTAAAATCCTCACGTTTACCATCGACCCCGTGGACGCCCGCGATTTCGACGACGCCATTTCCATCCGCCGCCTGAAAAACGGCATGCTGGAAATCGGGGTGCATATCGCCGACGTGAGCCATTATGTGCAGCCCAATACCGCGCTGGACAAGGAGGCTGAACACCGCGCCACTTCCGTGTACCTGCCCGACAGGGTGCTGCCCATGCTGCCGGAGAAAATTTCAAATGAATTATGTTCGCTGCGGCCGCACGAAGACCACCTGTGTTTTTCCTGCGTGTTCCAGATGGATGACAAGGCGAAAGTGAAGCAATATTGGATGGGGCGCACGATTATCCATTCGCGCCACCGGTTTACGTATGAAGAAGTGCAGGAGATCATCCAGACGGGCGAGGGGCCTTATTTTGAGGAGGTATTACTGCTGAACAAATTATCGCAAACCCTGCGGGCCGCGCGCTTCAAGGCAGGCGCCATTAATTTTTCCAGCCAGGAAGTACGCTTCCAGCTGGATGAGAACGCAAAACCGGTCGGTGTAAAGGTCAATCAGAGTGATGAATCGCACCAGCTGATTGAAGAACTGATGCTGCTGGCGAACCGCACGGTGGCAGAATACGTCTCCAAACAGAAAGTAAATACGCATCCCATTCCCTTCCCTTACCGCGTGCACGATACACCGGACGAAGAAAAAATGCATGTTTTTGCCGTATTTGCAGGTAAATTCGGCTATAAATTCGACGCCACAAGCCCGGAAACCATCGCCACTTCTTTCAACAAGATGCTCACATTGGTACAGGGAAAGCCGGAACAGCATGTGCTCGAAACACTCGGGATCCGTACCATGGCCAAGGCCATTTACACTTCCGACAATATCGGGCACTACGGGCTGGGGTTCCCGCATTACTGCCACTTTACCTCACCCATCCGCCGGTACCCCGACGTAATGGTGCACCGCATCCTGGCGCAGGTTTTGGAAGGCGAAGCGAAAATCGACAAGCTGCTGGAAAAGCGTTGCAAGCATTCCTCCGACATGGAGCGGAAAGCCATGGAAGCCGAAAGGGCGGCCAACAAGTACAAACAGGTCGAATATATGCAGGACTTCATCGGGCAAACGTTCGAAGGGATCGTGTCCGGCGTGGCGCATTTCGGGTTCTGGGTGGAAACGGTGTTCGCAAAATGCGAGGGGCTGGTGAGCGTTCACGGGCTGCGCGAAGACTATAAACATTCCGAAACCGATTATGCATTGGTAGGCCTGCGAACCGGCAGACGCATCCGGATCGGTGATAAGGTGACCATCCGCGTGGTGGGCGCCAGCTTGCCCAAGCGGCAGCTCGATTATGAACTGGTGGAAGAAGGCAGTGATCTGCCGCCGTTGAAGAAAGGCGGCAGGAGTGAAAGAGTTGAAAGAAGGGACGGAAGTAAAAAGACAGGCAAGGCGCCGCAAACAAAATCAAGGAAGAAAAAGAAGTAA
- a CDS encoding 5-formyltetrahydrofolate cyclo-ligase encodes MIDMTAKQAIRKMYLARRKALSPESFRQLNNALLEQCRHLDLGHPAYIHLFLPIAARNEVDTWPLSAQLRERFPEATLVLSRSFIATGDMEHFAWKADTTLVENALGIPEPENGQHVQPAQLDVVFVPLLAFDTSGHRVGYGKGMYDGFLRQCRPDVQTVGLSLFGPLEAPVSDAWDGDIPLQSVVTPEKVYYFTDAKNE; translated from the coding sequence ATGATCGATATGACCGCCAAACAAGCCATCCGCAAAATGTACCTGGCCAGGAGAAAAGCCCTTTCGCCCGAATCCTTCCGGCAACTCAATAACGCGCTCCTGGAACAATGCCGCCACCTCGATCTCGGCCATCCCGCATATATCCACCTTTTTCTGCCCATCGCCGCCAGGAACGAAGTGGACACCTGGCCGCTGTCCGCCCAGCTCCGCGAACGTTTCCCCGAAGCTACGCTGGTGCTGTCGCGCTCGTTCATCGCCACCGGCGACATGGAGCATTTCGCCTGGAAAGCCGACACCACCCTCGTCGAAAACGCCCTGGGCATCCCCGAACCGGAGAACGGCCAGCACGTGCAGCCCGCGCAGCTCGATGTAGTGTTCGTTCCCTTGCTCGCCTTCGATACCTCCGGCCATCGCGTGGGGTATGGCAAAGGGATGTACGACGGTTTCCTGCGCCAGTGCCGGCCCGATGTGCAAACGGTGGGGCTGAGCCTCTTCGGCCCGCTCGAAGCACCCGTTTCCGACGCCTGGGATGGCGATATCCCCCTTCAATCCGTGGTAACCCCGGAAAAGGTTTATTACTTTACAGACGCAAAAAATGAATAG